One window of the Lynx canadensis isolate LIC74 chromosome D3, mLynCan4.pri.v2, whole genome shotgun sequence genome contains the following:
- the PLBD2 gene encoding putative phospholipase B-like 2, translating into MVAPMYGSPGGRLARALTRALALALVLALLVGLFLSGLTGAIPISGRQWGPDGPVPPSSRSRSVLLDAETGQLRLVDGRHPDAVAWANLTNAIRETGWAFLELRTNGRYNDSLQAYAAGVVEAAVSEELIYMHWVNTVVNYCGPFEYEVGYCEKLKNFLETNLEWMQEQMQRNKGSAYWHQVRLTLLQLKGLEDSYESSVTFPTGRFTIKPLGFLLLQLAGDLGDLEPALNKTKSKHVMGSGSCSALIKLLPGQSDLLIAHNTWSSYQNMLRIIKKYWFQFREDPQVNSPLAPGNKLVFSSYPGTLFSCDDFYIVGSGLVTLETTIGNRNPALWKYVQPKDSVLEWVRNVVANRLALDGDAWADIFQKFNSGTYNNQWMIVDYKAFVPGGPSPRSRVLTVLEQIPGMVVVADKTSELYQKTYWASYNIPYFESVFNASGMQALVAQYGDWFSYDRSPRAQIFRRNQSLVHDLDSMIRLMRYNDFLHDPLSLCKACSPQANAENAISARSDLNPANGSYPFQALQQRSHGGIDVKVTSMALAKAFQLVAASGPTWDQLPPFQWSASPFSGLLHMGQPDLWKFSPIEVRWD; encoded by the exons ATGGTGGCCCCGATGTACGGCTCCCCCGGCGGCCGCCTGGCCCGGGCGCTGACGCGGGCCCTGGCGCTGGCCCTGGTGCTGGCCCTGCTGGTCGGGCTGTTCCTGAGCGGCCTGACGGGCGCGATCCCGATCTCGGGGCGCCAGTGGGGGCCCGACGGGCCGGTCCCACCCTCCTCCCGCAGCCGCTCGGTGCTCCTGGACGCCGAGACCGGCCAGCTCCGACTGGTGGATGGCCGCCACCCTGACGCCGTGGCCTGGGCCAACCTCACCAACGCCATCCGCGAGACCGG ATGGGCCTTTCTGGAGCTGCGCACGAACGGCCGCTATAACGACAGCCTGCAGGCCTACGCGGCGGGTGTGGTGGAGGCCGCCGTGTCTGAGGAG CTCATCTATATGCACTGGGTGAACACGGTGGTGAATTACTGTGGCCCCTTCGAGTACGAAGTCGGTTACTGCGAGAAGCTCAAGAACTTCCTGGAGACCAACCTGGAGTGGATGCAGGAGCAGATGCAGCGGAACAAGGGCTCTGCTTATTGGCATCAG gtGCGGCTGACCCTCCTGCAGCTGAAGGGTCTGGAGGACAGCTATGAAAGCAGTGTGACCTTTCCGACTGGGAGGTTCACCATCAAACCCTTGGGGTTCCT CCTGTTGCAGCTTGCTGGGGACCTGGGAGACCTAGAGCCAGCCCTGAACAAGACCAAGAGCAAGCACGTCATGGGCTCTGGTTCGTGCTCCGCCCTCATCAAGCTGTTGCCTGGCCAGAGTGACCTCCTGATCGCCCACAACACCTGGAGCTCCTACCAGAACATGCTGCGCATCATCAAGAAGTATTGGTTCCAGTTCCGGGAAGACCCCCAAG tgaaTTCTCCGCTGGCTCCTGGCAACAAGCTGGTCTTCTCATCCTACCCTGGCACCCTCTTCTCCTGTGACGACTTCTACATCGTGGGCAGCGGGCTG GTGACACTGGAGACCACCATCGGCAACAGGAACCCGGCCCTGTGGAAGTACGTGCAGCCCAAGGACTCTGTGCTGGAGTGGGTCCGCAATGTCGTGGCCAACCGCTTGGCCCTGGACGGGGACGCCTGGGCGGACATCTTCCAGAAGTTCAACAGTGGCAC GTACAACAACCAGTGGATGATCGTGGACTACAAGGCGTTTGTCCCCGGCGGGCCCAGCCCTCGGAGCAGGGTGCTCACCGTCCTGGAGCAGATCCC GGGCATGGTGGTGGTGGCCGATAAGACCTCGGAACTCTACCAGAAGACCTACTGGGCCAGCTACAACATCCC GTACTTTGAGAGCGTGTTCAATGCCAGCGGGATGCAGGCCCTCGTGGCCCAGTACGGGGACTGGTTCTCCTATGACAGGAGCCCCCGGGCCCAGATCTTCAGGCGGAACCAGTCGCTGGTGCACGACTTGGACTCCATGATCCGGCTTATGCG GTACAACGACTTCCTGCACGACCCACTGTCACTGTGCAAAGCGTGCAGCCCGCAGGCCAACGCAGAGAATGCCATCTCGGCCCGCTCCGACCTGAACCCGGCCAACGGCTCCTACCCTTTCCAGGCCCTGCAGCAGCGCTCCCACGGGGGCATAGATGTGAAG GTGACCAGCATGGCCCTGGCCAAGGCCTTTCAGCTTGTGGCGGCCAGTGGCCCCACGTGGGACCAGCTGCCCCCGTTCCAGTGGAGCGCCTCGCCCTTCAGCGGTCTGCTGCACATGGGCCAGCCCGACCTCTGGAAGTTCTCGCCCATCGAGGTGCGGTGGGACTGA
- the SDS gene encoding L-serine dehydratase/L-threonine deaminase isoform X2, giving the protein MTSGEPLHVRTPVRDSMSLSKVAGTSVYLKMDSVQPSGSFKIRGIGHLCRMWAEQGCEHFVCSSAGNAGMAAAYAARKLGIPATIVVPSTTPALTIERLKNEGAVVKVVGEMLDEAFELAKALAKNNPGWVYIPPFDDPLIWEGHTSIVEELKETLSAKPGAIALSVGGGGLLCGVVQGLQKVGWGDVPVIAMETAGAHSFHAAATAGKLVSLPQVTSVAKALCVKTVGAQALKLFQEHPIFSEVISDQEAVAAIEKFVDDEKILVEPACGAALAAVYSRVVQKLQAEGKLRAPLSSLVVIVCGGSNISLGQLRALKEQLGMKNGLPE; this is encoded by the exons ATGACGTCTGGAGAGCCCCTGCACGTGCGGACCCCCGTCCGTGACAGCATGTCCCTGTCCAAAGTGGCGGGCACCAGCGTCTATCTCAAGATGGACAGCGTCCAACCTTCAGGCTCCTTCAAGATCCGGGGCATCGGACATCTCTGCAGGATG TGGGCTGAGCAAGGCTGTGAACACTTCGTCTGCTCCTCGG CGGGCAACGCAGGCATGGCAGCCGCCTATGCCGCCAGGAAGCTGGGCATCCCTGCCACCATCGTCGTGCCCAGCACCACACCTGCCCTCACCATCGAGCGGCTCAAGAATGAGGGCGCCGTGGTCAAGGTGGTGGGTGAG ATGTTGGATGAGGCCTTTGAGCTGGCCAAGGCCCTGGCAAAGAACAACCCAGGCTGGGTCTACATTCCTCCCTTTGACGACCCCCTCATCTG GGAAGGCCACACTTCCATCGTGGAAGAACTGAAGGAGACGCTGAGTGCAAAGCCGGGGGCCATCGCGCTGTCGGTGGGTGGCGGGGGCCTGCTGTGCGGGGTGGTCCAGGGGCTGCAGAAGGTGGGCTGGGGGGACGTGCCCGTCATCGCCATGGAGACCGCCGGAGCCCACAGCTTCCACGCCGCCGCCACCGCGGGCAAGCTCGTCTCCCTGCCCCAGGTTACCAG CGTGGCCAAGGCCCTGTGCGTGAAGACCGTGGGGGCTCAGGCCCTGAAGCTGTTTCAGGAACACCCCATTTTCTCTGAGGTGATCTCGGACCAGGAGGCTGTGGCCGCCATTGAGAAGTTTGTGG ATGACGAGAAGATCCTGGTGGAGCCCGCCTGCGGGGCGGCCCTGGCCGCCGTGTACAGCCGCGTGGTTCAGAAGCTTCAAGCGGAGGGGAAGCTCCGTGCCCCGCTGTCCTCCCTCGTGGTCATCGTCTGTGGCGGCAGCAACATCAGTCTGGGCCAGCTGCGGGCCCTCAAGGAACAGCTGGGCATGAAGAACGGGCTGCCCGAGTGA
- the SDS gene encoding L-serine dehydratase/L-threonine deaminase isoform X1, translating into MSPAMTSGEPLHVRTPVRDSMSLSKVAGTSVYLKMDSVQPSGSFKIRGIGHLCRMWAEQGCEHFVCSSAGNAGMAAAYAARKLGIPATIVVPSTTPALTIERLKNEGAVVKVVGEMLDEAFELAKALAKNNPGWVYIPPFDDPLIWEGHTSIVEELKETLSAKPGAIALSVGGGGLLCGVVQGLQKVGWGDVPVIAMETAGAHSFHAAATAGKLVSLPQVTSVAKALCVKTVGAQALKLFQEHPIFSEVISDQEAVAAIEKFVDDEKILVEPACGAALAAVYSRVVQKLQAEGKLRAPLSSLVVIVCGGSNISLGQLRALKEQLGMKNGLPE; encoded by the exons ATGTCACCTG CAATGACGTCTGGAGAGCCCCTGCACGTGCGGACCCCCGTCCGTGACAGCATGTCCCTGTCCAAAGTGGCGGGCACCAGCGTCTATCTCAAGATGGACAGCGTCCAACCTTCAGGCTCCTTCAAGATCCGGGGCATCGGACATCTCTGCAGGATG TGGGCTGAGCAAGGCTGTGAACACTTCGTCTGCTCCTCGG CGGGCAACGCAGGCATGGCAGCCGCCTATGCCGCCAGGAAGCTGGGCATCCCTGCCACCATCGTCGTGCCCAGCACCACACCTGCCCTCACCATCGAGCGGCTCAAGAATGAGGGCGCCGTGGTCAAGGTGGTGGGTGAG ATGTTGGATGAGGCCTTTGAGCTGGCCAAGGCCCTGGCAAAGAACAACCCAGGCTGGGTCTACATTCCTCCCTTTGACGACCCCCTCATCTG GGAAGGCCACACTTCCATCGTGGAAGAACTGAAGGAGACGCTGAGTGCAAAGCCGGGGGCCATCGCGCTGTCGGTGGGTGGCGGGGGCCTGCTGTGCGGGGTGGTCCAGGGGCTGCAGAAGGTGGGCTGGGGGGACGTGCCCGTCATCGCCATGGAGACCGCCGGAGCCCACAGCTTCCACGCCGCCGCCACCGCGGGCAAGCTCGTCTCCCTGCCCCAGGTTACCAG CGTGGCCAAGGCCCTGTGCGTGAAGACCGTGGGGGCTCAGGCCCTGAAGCTGTTTCAGGAACACCCCATTTTCTCTGAGGTGATCTCGGACCAGGAGGCTGTGGCCGCCATTGAGAAGTTTGTGG ATGACGAGAAGATCCTGGTGGAGCCCGCCTGCGGGGCGGCCCTGGCCGCCGTGTACAGCCGCGTGGTTCAGAAGCTTCAAGCGGAGGGGAAGCTCCGTGCCCCGCTGTCCTCCCTCGTGGTCATCGTCTGTGGCGGCAGCAACATCAGTCTGGGCCAGCTGCGGGCCCTCAAGGAACAGCTGGGCATGAAGAACGGGCTGCCCGAGTGA